Part of the Kitasatospora sp. NBC_00374 genome is shown below.
CTCAAGCTCGCGAGCACCCGCTGCGAAGCTGCGAGGTGACGCTTAGCGACGCTTCGACTTGCGGTCTTCCTTCACGTGCCCCTTGAAGGTGCGCGTGGGGGCGAACTCGCCGAGCTTGTGGCCGACCATCGACTCGGTGACGAACACCGGGACGTGCTTGCGGCCATCGTGAACCGCGATCGTGTGGCCGAGCATGGCCGGGAAGATCACGGAACGACGGGACCAGGTCTTGATGACGTTCTGGGTGCCCGCCTCGTTCTGCGCGTCCACCTTCTTGAGAAGGTGGCCGTCGATGAAGGGGCCCTTCTTGAGACTGCGCGGCATCTGACCTGCTCCTAGCGCTTCTTGTTGGTCTTGCGGCGGCGCACGATGAGCTTGTCCGACGCCTTGTTCGGGCGACGGGTGCGGCCCTCGGGCTTGCCCCACGGCGAGACCGGGTGACGACCACCGGAGGTCTTACCCTCACCACCACCGTGCGGGTGGTCGATCGGGTTCATGGCGACACCACGCACGGTCGGGCGAACGCCCTTCCAGCGCATACGGCCGGCCTTGCCCCAGTTGATGTTCGACTGCTCGGCGTTGCCGACCTCGCCGATGGTGGCGCGGCAGCGGGCGTCGACCAGGCGGATCTCACCGGAGGGCATGCGCAGGTGCGCCATGCGACCCTCACGGGCGAGCAGCTGGATGCCGGCACCGGCGGAGCGGGCCATCTTGGCACCGCCACCGGGACGCAGCTCCACCGCGTGGATGGTGGTACCAACCGGGATGTTGCGCAGCGGCAGGTTGTTGCCCGGCTTGATGTCGGCGCCAGCGCCGTTCTCGATCCGGTCACCCTGAGCAACGCCGCGGGGGGCGATGATGTAGCGCTTCTCGCCGTCCGCGTAGTGCAGGAGCGCGATGCGCGCGGTGCGGTTGGGGTCGTACTCGATGTGAGCGACCTTGGCCGGCACGCCGTCCTTGTCGTGACGACGGAAGTCGATCACGCGGTAGGCGCGCTTGTGTCCGCCACCCTGGTGGCGAGCGGTGATACGACCGGCGTTGTTACGGCCGCCCTTGCTGTGCAGGGGGCGAACCAGCGACTTCTCCGGCGTGGACCGCGTGATTTCGACGAAGTCGGCCACGCTGGAGCCACGACGGCCCGGCGTAGTCGGCTTGTACTTGCGGATACCCATTTTCGTCCTCGTCCTTATCGACGATCACGACCCCGTCAGGCGGAGGCCGGACCACCGAAGATGTCGATGCGGTTGCCCTCGGCCAGCGTCACGATGGCGCGCTTGGTGTCCTTGCGCTTGCCAAAGCCCGTCTTGGAGCGCTTGCGCTTGCCCTGACGGTTGAGCGTGTTGACGGCCTCGACCTTGACCGAGAAGACCGCCTCGACGGCCTGCTTGATCTGGGTCTTGTTGGCACCCGGCGACACGATGAACGTGTACTTGTTCTCGTCGAGGAGCGAGTAGCTCTTCTCGGAGATGACCGGCTTCACCAGGACGTCACGCGGGTCCGTGTACGTCTTGCTCGTGATCTCTGCAGCCATCAGGCGGCGCTCCCTTCGAGCTCGCCCTCAGCGGCAACAGCCTTGGCGGACGCGGCCGGACCGGCCACGAAACGCTCGAAGGCAGCCTGGGTGAAGACCACATCGTCGGAGACGAGCACGTCGTAGGTGTTCAGCTGGCCGGCGTCCAGGATGTGCACGTTCGGCAGGTTACGAGCGGACTTGAGGCCCAGCTCGTCCGCACGCTCGACGACCAGGAGGACGTTCTTGCGGTCGGTGATCTTGCCGAACAGACCCTTGGCGGCCTTGGTCGACGGCGCCTCGGTCGCGACCACGTCGGTGATGACGTGGATGCGGTTGTGGCGGGCCCGGTCGGTGAGCGCACCGCGGAGAGCGGCAGCGATCATCTTCTTCGGGGTCCGCTGCGAGTAGTCACGCGGCACGGGACCGTGCACGACGCCACCGCCGGCGAACTGCGGAGCGCGGGTCGAGCCCTGACGGGCACGGCCGGTGCCCTTCTGGCGGTACGGCTTCCTGCCGCCGCCGCGGACCTCGCCACGGGTCTTGGTCTTGTGAGTGCCCTGACGGGCCGCAGCGAGCTGCGCCACGACGACCTGGTGCATCAGCGGAACGCTGACCTTGGCGTCGAAGATCTCGGCGGGCAGCTCGAGGCTGCCGGCCTTGTCGCCGGCCGGCGACAGGATGTCAATGGTGCTCATATCCTCACAGCCCCTTCGCCGCGGTGCGGACGAGGACGAGGCCGCCGTTCGGGCCCGGGATTGCGCCCTTGATCAGGAGCAGGCCCTTCTCCGCGTCAACGGCGTGCACGGTCAGGTTCTGGGTGGTCACACGCTCGTGGCCCATCCGACCCGCCATACGCATGCCCTTGAACACGCGGCCCGGGGTGGCACAGCCACCGATGGAGCCGGGCGAACGGTGCTTACGCTGGGTGCCGTGACCGGCGCCGAGGCCCTTGAAGTTGTGACGCTTCATGACACCGGCGAAGCCCTTGCCCTTGGAGGTGCCGGTCACGTCGACCTTGACACCCGCCTCGAACAGCTCAGCGGTGATCTCCTGGCCGAGGGTGTACTCGGACGCGTCCGAGGTACGCAGCTCGACCAGGTGGCGGCGCGGGGTGACACCGGCCTTGGCGAAGTGGCCCGCGAGGGGCTTGTTCACCTTGCGGGGGTCGATCTCGCCGAAGCCGATCTGCACGGCGTCGTAGCCGCTCGCGCTGTCGGCGGTGTGGACCTGGGTCACGACATTGGGCCCGGCCTTGACGACGGTCACCGGAACGATCCGGTTGTTCTCGTCCCAGACCTGGGTCATGCCGAGCTTCTCGCCCAGGATGCCCTTAATCTGCTTTGCCATCTTCGTCGCGCCTCTCAGAGCTTGATCTCGATGTCGACGCCGGCCGGAAGGTCGAGGCGCATCAGCGAGTCAACGGTCTTCGGGGTCGGGTCGAGGATGTCGATCAGACGCTTGTGAGTGCGCATCTCGAAGTGCTCGCGCGAGTCCTTGTACTTGTGCGGCGAGCGGATGACGCAGTACACGTTCTTCTCAGTGGGCAGCGGCACCGGGCCTGCGACCTGAGCACCAGTGCGAATGACGGTCTCGACGATCTTCTTCGCCGAGGAGTCAATCACCTCGTGGTCGTAGGCCTTGAGCCGGATGCGGATCTTCTGTCCCGCCATGGCTACTCAGTAGTCCTTTGTCTCGTCTGCTGCTACTGCTGCCGGATTCGTCCGGGTGGACTGGTCCGGTGGCGCCTTCGGGTGGTTGCCGTCCGACCCACGCGGTCGGGCGTGTCGCACTCCCGCTTGCAAAAAATCCGACCCGGAGTCACTCCGGTATCAGATTCCTGCTTGGTTCGGCAGGTCTTGCACCCGCCAGGCGCCGGATCGAGGCCCCGCACACGCTTCCCGGAAGATTCCCGTACGTCCGCCCCGCAGCTGCCGCGGTGTCGACTACACACCACTGCATTCACACAAAGCACGTGAACACATGAACGGCCATCACGGGAACGACGAGTACATGGGACTCGCTTCCGGTCCTCCCGACGGGAGGCGCGCAGCATCGGCACTCAACCGAGCAACTTGGACATACTGCCACAGCCGTCACCCGGAAAGCCAATCGGGCCCGACGCGGTGTGCACCGCGCCGGGCCCGAGCGAGCCGGATCCGCCCTACCAGGGCCGCTGCCGTCCGCACAGGACCTGCCACTCGGGCTGCTCCGCGTTGCCGCAGAACAGCTTGAAGTCGTCCGGGCCGAAGGTGTACTCGGCCAGCTCCTTGTTGATCGGTGAACAGCCCTTGCTGCCCGCGTACTTGGGGCACTTCCCGTCCTGCTGCTGGATGAAGTGCGCGCGGTACGCGTCCAGCCCCATGTCCTCGACGCCGATGTCGGTGGTCGGCATGTAGCGGTTGGCCGACCAGGAGGCACCGACGGTGGCGAACAGGGCCAGCCCGCACAGCACGCCGGCCGCCAGCCGTCCGACCGCGATCGGCGTGATCCGGGTGGCCGGCGCGTCGCCGCCCACGGCCCGGAGCCAGCCCACCACCCGCTGGGTGGTGAACATCAGGCCCAGCACGGCCAGGATCATCAGGCTGTACATGATGATCCAGGTGGTCCGCGGGTAGAGCTGGACGGCCTGGTCGTGCTGCATGTGCGAGGCGAACCAGAACCGCAGCAGCCAGGCGCTGATCAGGCCCGCCGCCGCGGTCCGCACCACGACGTTGCGCAGGCCGAAGCCGATCCCGAGCGCCACCGCGCCGAGCAGCAGCAGGGTGAAGGCGTTCTGTCCGGCCAGCTCACCCGCGTCCGGGAAGGTGTGGTAGTTGGCGCGGCCCTCGCGGTCGGAGATCCACCCCATCACGTAGGCCGGGTCGATGTACGTCATCACGTAGGCGTAGCGGTCCTTGGTGGCCGCACCGAGCCGGACCATCTGGATGAGCAGCGGTGCCCCCACCACGGCGGCACTGAGCAGGGTCACGCCGAGGAAGAGCAGCGCCCGCCGCAGCCGCGCGGCGCCCTGGCGCCACGGGACGAGGAAGAGCGCGAGCACCAGCACACCGGGCGCCGTCCAGACGAACCAGCCCGAGTACCAGAGGAAGAGCAGACCGAACGCGGCGCCGAAGCCTGCCGCCCGCAGCACCGTGGTGCGCCTGGACAGCTCGTGCGCCCGGCGGAGCTCGCGCAGGCAGCCCGCCAGCATCGGGACCATCACGATCATGGTGGCGTGGCTGTAGGGGCGGATCGGGTCCATGAAGACGATCGCGGACGGGACCGCGATCAGCACGGCCCAGACCGGTCGCAGCAGCAGCCGCCACGCGAGGTAGGCCATCGGCCCCGCCAGCGCGGTGCAGATCAGCTGGAGGTCCTTCATCGCGTAGCCGACGCCGGCGACGCCGTTGTGGAAGGTGTCCGCCACCAGGGCCAGGGCCGCCGGGAAGAGCGGCGGGTAGACGCCGGGCAGCCCGTTGCCGCGGATCATGTCATTGGCCATGCCCATGACGTTGCCGGGGTCGCCCTCCTGACCGCCCAGGCCGAACGGCGTGCCGTGCAGGGCGACCGCTATTCCACCGGCCACCGCACCCGTCGCGAGGCCCGCCAGGGCCGCGCAGACCAGCCGCTGGGCGATCTGGTACCGCTGCAGGCTGCCGCGGTAGGCGGCGTAGAGCAGCAGGGCGAGCAGCGGCAGACCCACGATGGCGCCGTACTGCTGCACCTTGGCCAGCCCGCTGACCTGCCCGACCCGCTGCAGCGGGTTGACGCTGATGTGCATGCACAGCCGCAGGAAGAGCAGCGAGACGAGAACGCTGACCGCGCCCTCGGCAAGCCGGAGCTGCCACGGCTTGAACCGGGACGCCCGGCTGCTGTCCTGCTCCGCGGTGGCGGCGGACGTCGTGCTCCGGTCCGATCTGGCACCGCTCACCGAGTCGTCGACCAGGTCCGTCATATCGATCGCTTTCATGAGGCGGCGTCCTGCCGCGGGTCGGGCGACTCCCCCGTGGATGCCGCCTGGTCCAGCCCGGGGCGTGACACCGCCCCGGGCTGCGGAGCCCGCTCAGCTCCTGGCGACGAGCTCGCGCTGGACCACCGACGAGCGGTCGGCCGCGGCGATGCCCTTCAGGTGCTTGGGCATCCGGCGGATCATCGCGAGCAGCAGGACGAGGCCCGCGCGCGCGAGATAGACGGTCGCCTTGAACGGCGAGGCGCTGGGCGTTCCGGTGGTGCGCTCACGCATGGCCACCGGGACCTGGCGGACCACGAAGCCGCAGCGGGCCGCGCCGACCATGCTCTCGATGGTGTCGCCGAGGTACTCCACCGGGTACCACTGGGCGAAGAACTCGATCAGCTGCCGGTTGCAGGCCCGGAAGCCGGAGGTGGTGTCGGTGAGCCTGGTGCGGGTTATCCGCGAGAGGACGAAGGACAGCAGCCCCATGGCCCACTTCCGGGGCCCGCGGACCTTGTAGTCGCCCTCGCCGTCGAAGCGGGCGCCGATCGCCAGATCGGCCTCCTTGAGCTTCTCCAGCAGCAGCGGCACGTAGACCGGGTCGTGCTGGCCGTCCGAGTCCACCTGGATGGCGACGTCGTAGCCGTGCAGGTACGCGTACCGGTAGCCGAGGCGCATCGCCCCGCCCACGCCGAGGTTGTACGGCAGCTGGACGACCGGGGAGCCGCAGGCCGTCGCCACGGCGGCGGTGCCGTCGGTCGATCCGTCGTCCACCACCAGGGTGTCGACGCCGGGCAGCTGGGTCTTGATCTCCTTCAGCACACCCGGCAGGCCCTCGGCCTCGTTCAGGGCGGGCAGGATGATGAGGACCCGCAGTCCGTCGATCATGAGTGCACCTCGGAGTCGTCGGCGAGCGCCGGGGTCGTGTCCTGCTTCCGGACCGGGTAGCCGTGGTGCTCGACGAGGTGGGACCTCAGCAGCGCCACCTCCTCGGACAGGCTCCGGGTCTCGGCCTCCAGCTGGCTCGCTTCCCAGCTGAGGTGGAGGCAGACCAGGAGGACCAGGACGAAGCCCGCGAACAGCACCAGGCTCACGCCGGAGGCGATACCCAGCCGACGGGCGGTGGAGTCCAGGACGGTGGGGAAGAAGCCCAGCGGGGCGACAGCCAGGCCGATCAGGAGCCAGATGGCCGCGTACTTCTCCCGCAGCTGCTGGCGCCGCAGCAGTTCGAGGATGTAGGCGACCACCAGCACGCCGGTGATCGAGGTGATGATCGTTAGTCGCACGACGGATTTCGCCTTTCAGCGGCAGTGGGCGTGGCGATCACTGACACATCATAGAGGTGTCGAACGCATATTCCTCACACGCACTGCGCATGACTGTCTCAGGGGCCGGGTATCAGGGAGGCGGGGTTCTGCCCATCGGCGATGGCATGGTCGGCGACGACCGCCTGCCGCACTCGGGGCAACGAGCGGAACAGCGACCACAGCATGCCAGCCGCGCTCACCGCAGCACCAGCCAGGTAGCCCAGTTCCGCACGGGTTCCGACGGCGCCCGGCAACAGGGTCACGACCACCAGGACAACCGTGCCCGCCACCCAGGACAACAGCTGGTGACGGTGGCGGCCCAGGGACATCAGCGCCTGGCCGAAGACCGTCGCGAGCATGAAGAAGAGCGTGCCCAGCACCAGCCAGAGGAAGTCGGCCGACCCCAGGACCGGCTGGGCGTTGAACAGCAGCTGGATCAGCCAGGGGCCGAGCACGATGGTGGGCAGACCCGCCACGGTGCACATCGCCGCCACGATCGCCGCCGTCCGGGACAGCACCTTGCGGAACTCCTGGTGGTCGCCGGCCGCGGCCGCCCCGGAGAGCGCCGAGACCAGCGAGGCCTGGATCGCCGCGTAGGCGAACAGCGGCACCCGGGCCAGCACCACCGCGTTGAGCAGCGCACCGACCAGGACCACGTCCTCCGGCGAGAGCAGCTTCACACTGACCACGGCCGCGTTGACCATCAGCTGGGCGAGCAGGGTCGAGGCGGTCAGCAGGCCGATCCCGCGGACCAGCCCCGGCCAGACCGGAGCCCCGCCGCCGCGCCGGTCGGCCAGCACCGAGCGGAGGCCGATCATCGAGGCGGCCAGCGGTGCCACGACCAGGATCAGGCTGAAGGCCAGCGCCGAGTGCAGGCCGAACACCGGCAGCAGCGCCGCCAGGCCGATCCGCAGGCCGCCGTCCACCGCCAGCTGGGCGCCGTACGAGCGGAAGTTGCCGAGGCCCGCGAGGGCGCCGCGGACCACCGAGCTGACCGCCAGTCCGACCATCGCGCCGCCGAGGCCGGCCACCAGAGCGATGTCACCGCCGAACAGCCGGTCGGCCAGCGGTCGCGCGGCGAACGCCACCGCCGCCAGGACGGCCGCCAGCACGCCGCCGGCCAGCAGCAGCACCCGGCGGACCGCCGGGAGGGGGCCCTGGCCCGCGACGTCCCGGGCGGACACCAGCCGGGTCAGCTCCAGCTCGACCGGGGAGAACAGCCCGTACCCGACGGACATCACCACGGTCCACAGCACGGAGACGCCGGCCACCTGGGCCGCGGTCAGGCTGTAGCCCGCCAGGGCGAGATAGATGTAGGAGGACGCTCCCAGCACCACGGTGCCACCGGCCACCAGCCGGACGCCGGGCGGGAGCGCGCCGAACACCTTTGCAATCGGGCTGCCCACGGTCCTGTCCCCGGGATCAGCCGTGCAGGGCGGTGCGGGCCTTGAGCGGCTCCCACCAGTCGCGGTTGTCGCGGTACCAGGCGATGGTCGCCGCGAGGCCGTCCTCGAAGCGGACCTGCGGCGCGTAGCCGAGCTCCTCGCCGATCTTGGTGATGTCCAGCGAGTAGCGCAGGTCGTGGCCCTTGCGGTCGGCGACCGGCTCGACCATGTCCCAGCCCGCCCCGGCCGCGTCCAGCAGCAGGCCGGTGAGCTCCTTGTTGGTGATCTCCGTGCCACCGCCGATGTTGTAGACCTCGCCGGCCCGGCCCTTGCGCATGGCCAGCTCGATGCCGCGGCAGTGGTCCGACACGTGCAGCCAGTCACGGATGTTGCCGCCGTTGCCGTACAGCGGCACCTTCCTGCCGTCCAGCAGGTTGGTGGTGAACAGCGGGATGACCTTCTCCGGGAACTGGTAGTGCCCGTAGTTGTTGGAGCAGCGGGTGACCACGACGTCCATGCCGTGGGTGCGGTGGTAGGCCAGCGCCAGCAGGTCCGAGCCGGCCTTGGAGGCCGAGTAGGGCGAGTTGGGCGCGAGCGGCCAGGTCTCGGTCCACGAGCCCTCGGAGATCGAGCCGTACACCTCGTCGGTGGAGACGTGGACGAAGCGGCCCACCCCGTGCTTGCGGGCGGCGTCCAGCAGCACCTGGGTGCCGACCACGTTGGTCAGGACGAACGGGCCCGCGCCCTCGATGGAGCGGTCGACGTGGGACTCGGCGGCGAAGTGCACGACCACGTCGTGGCCGGCCATCGCCTGGTCCACCGCGTCGACGTCGCAGATGTCGCCGCGGACGAAGGAGTAGCCCGGGTGGTCGGCGACCGGTGCGAGGTTCGCCTCGACGCCCGAGTAGGTCAGCTTGTCGAAGACGGTGATCTGGGCGGACTCGTCCGCGCCCAGCAGCTGACGGACAAATTCTGAACCGATGAATCCGGCGCCGCCGGTCACGAGGATGCGCATAGTAGGGCGCAGTCTACCCGGCGGCCGTTCGCGGCCGACCCCGGGTCAGCGGGAGGCCCACGGCCTCACATAAGCTGCCGACATGCGTGGAATCCTCCTGGCGGGCGGCACCGGCTCGCGACTGTGGCCGCTGACCCGAGCCGTCTCGAAGCAGCTGCTCCCGGTCTTCGACAAGCCCATGATCTACTACCCGCTCTCGACCCTGGTGATGGCGGGCATCCGCGAGATCCTGATCATCACCACCCCGCAGGACCAGGAGCAGTTCACGCGCCTGCTCGGCGACGGCTCGCAGTTCGGCCTCAAGCTGGAGTACGCCGTCCAGGAGCGCCCCGAGGGCATCGCCCAGGCGTTCGTGCTGGGAGCGGACTTCATCGGGGACGAGCCGGTCGCGCTGATCCTCGGCGACAACATCTTCCACGGCAGCGGCCTGGGCACCCGGCTCGCGCAGCACACCGAGCCGGTCGGCGGCCGGGTGTTCGCCTACCCGGTGGCGGACCCGACGGCGTACGGCGTGGTGGAGTTCGCGGAGGACGGCCGGGTGCTCTCGATCGAGGAGAAGCCGACCGCCCCGAAGTCCCGCTACGCGGTGCCCGGGCTGTACTTCTACGACAACCAGGTGGTGAAGATCGCCGCCGGCCTGAAGCCCAGCGCCCGCGGCGAGCTGGAGATCACCGCCGTCAACGAGGCCTACCTCGAGGCCGGCCAGCTGCACGTGACCATCCTCGACCGCGGCACCGCCTGGCTGGACACCGGCACGTTCGTGTCGATGGTCCAGGCCTCGGAGTTCGTCCGGGTCATCGAGGAGCGCCAGGGCTTCAAGATCGGCTGCCTGGAGGAGACCGCCTGGCGGGCCGGCCTGATCAGCTCGGACCAGCTGCGCGAGCTCGCCGAGCCGCTCTGCAAGAGCGGGTACGGCGAGTACCTGCTGGCCCTGCTCGACGAGGAGAACGCCCGATGAAGTTCCGCGAGCTCTCCATCGGCGGCGCCTTCGAGGTCACCCCGCAGCAGCACGGCGACCCGCGCGGCCTGTTCATGGAGTGGTACCGCTTCGACCACCTCGCCGAGGTGGTCGGCCACCCGCTGCGGATGGCCCAGGGCAACCTCTCGGTCTCCGCCAAGGACGTCGTGCGCGGCATCCACTTCGCCGACGTGCCGCCCGGCCAGGCCAAGTACGTCAGCTGCGTGCGCGGCGCGGTCCTGGACGTGGTGGTCGACCTGCGGGTCGGCTCCCCCACCTTCGGCACCTGGGAGTTCGTCCGGCTGGACGACGAGGACCGCCGCTCGGTGTACATCCCCGAGGGTGTCGGCCACGGCTTCTGCGCCCTGACCGACGACGCGACGCTCTCCTACGTCTGCTCCGAGACCTACAACCCGACGGGCGAGCACGCCGTGCACCCGCTCGACCCGGACCTGGGCATCAGCTGGCCGGTCGACGCCCCGCAGCTCTCCGCCCGGGACGACGCGGCGCCCTCGCTGGCCGACGCGCTGGCCTCCGGTCTGCTCCCGGACTACCAGGCCTGCCAGGACTTCTACCGCACCCTGAAGACCGGCTGAGCCGACGCCCCCGCCCGGCGGACACCCCGCGACCGCACCGGTCGCGGGGTGTCCCGTTTGGGACGTTCGCGCGGAGGCCGGTCACGCGCCGGTCAGTATGATGACCCCGCCGGAGGACCTCCTGCGGCTGCCCCTCTACCAGCGGATGTGCCTGAGACCATGACCACACTGGATGTGCTGCTCCCGTACTACGGCGACGTCGCGCTGATGAAGGCGGCGGTCCGCAGCGTGCTCGCGCAGACCGACGAGGACTGGCGCCTGACCGTCGTGGACGACGGCAAGGAGCCCGGTGTCCCGGAGTGGTTCGCGGAGCTGGGCGACCCCCGCGTCCGGTACTTCCGCAACGAGCAGAACCTCGGCGTCACCGGCAACTACCGCAAGTGCCTGGGGCTCGCCGAGTACGAGCACATGGTCTTCATGGGCACCGACGACATCATGCTGCCCAACTACGTCGCCACGGTCCGGGCCTGCCTGGCCGACCACCCCGGCACCGCGATCGTCCAGCCCGGCGTCGAGGTGATCGACAGCACCGGCAAGCCCAGCACCACCCTGGCGGACGAGGCCAAGCGGCGGCTGTACGCGCCCCGGCTGCGCGGCCGGACGGTGATGGGCGGCGAGGAGCTGGCGACCAGCCTGCTCAAGGGCAACTGGCTGTACTTCCCCTCGCTGTGCTGGCGCACCGAGGCCGTCCGCGCCATGGGCTTCCGCGACGACGTGGAGATCATCCAGGACCTGGCCCTGGTGATCGACCTGCTGCAGGCCGGCGAGCAGGTCGTGATCGACGACACCCGCTGCTTCCAGTACCGCCGGCACAACGTCAGCGTCTCCGCCACCTCGGCCTTCTCCGGCGCCCGGTTCGCCGAGGCCCGCCGCTACTTCCTGGACGTGGCGGACCGGCTGGACCAGCAGGGCTGGCACCGGGCGGCGAAGGCCTCCCGGCTGCATCTCGCGGCCCGGATCCACGCCCTCACCCTGGTGCCCGGCGCGCTCCGCGCGAAGCAGTGGACCGGGGCCAAGGCCCTGGTCCGCAACGCCACCTCCACCGCCGCCCAGCCCCGCTGAGCCCTCCCGTTCTAGGAGCAACCCCGCAATGTCCGCACCTCACGCGGCACCGGCCCGCGTCGCCGTCCTGGGTGGTACCGGCTTCATCGGACGGGTGCTCGCCGACCGCCTGGTGGAGCAGGGCCACGAGGTCCTCTCGCTGGCCCGCAAGGAACCCGCCGTCCCCGTCCCGGGCCGGTTCGCCCGGGTGGACCTGAGCTCGACGGCCCCGGCCGAGCTCGCCGCGCTGCTGGACCGCGAGCGGATCGACGCCGTGGTCAACGCGGCCGGCGGCATGTGGGGCCTGAACGACGAGCAGATGTACGAGGCCAACGTCGTGCTGGTGGACCGGCTGGTCGAGGCCGTCGCCGCGATGACCGCCCCGGCCCGGCTGGTCCACCTCGGCACCGTGCACGAGTACGGCATGGCGCCGATCGGCGTGAGCCAGCGCGAGGACGACGCGCCGGCCCCAGTCATGGAGTACGGCAAGCTCAAGCTCGCCGCCACCGAGTCCGTGGTCCGCGCGGTCGCCGCCGGCCGGGTCGACGGTGTGGTGCTGCGGCTCGGCAACGTGGTCGGCGCCGGGCAGCCCGGGCACAGCCTGCTCGGTGTGATGGCCGCCAAGCTGGACGCGGCCCGGCTGGCGGGCGAGAGCGCCCAGCTGTCGCTCGCCCCGCTCACCGCGCAGCGCGACTTCGTCGACCTCACCGACACCGTGGACGCCGTGCTGGCCGCGGTCGCCACGCCGACCGCCGCCGCCGTGATCAACGTCGGCACCGGCTCGGCCAGCGCGGCCCGGCTGCTGGTCGAGCTGCTGATCGAGGAGAGCGGCGTACCCGCCGAGATCACCGAGGTACCGGCGCCCGAGGGCACCGGCCCGGAGACCGACTGGCAGCAGCTCGACATCGCGCTGGCCGCCGAGCAGCTCGGCTGGGCCCCCCGCCGTACGCTGCGACAGGCGGTTGCGGCACTCTGGCAGGCACAGGTCGGCTCGGCGGTCGCGCAGTAGCACCGCACGGCGGGCGGCCCCACCTCCGGGGCGGCCCGCCGCCCCGGCCTCCATCGAAGCGTCATCCGGCCGTCGGCCCGTCCCGACCGAGACTTGAGGAATCCATGAGACCGACCGGTCTGCTCCACTCCCGAGGCACGCTGGCAGAGCTCTTCTCGGGCCGTGCGAACAGCTTCGGGCTGCTGCGGCTGCTGCTGGCCACCTCCGTGGTGGTCTCACACGTGTACCCCCTGGGGTACGGCCACCTCGACCCGCTCTGGCTGCGCAGCGGCCAGCAGACCGATCTCGGCAAGATGGCCGTCGTGGGCTTCTTCGTGCTGTCCGGGTTCATGATCACCGGCAGCGGGCGCCGGACCACCATCGGCCGCTTCGGCTGGCACCGCGCGCTGCGCATCATGCCCGGGCTGTGGGGCTCACTGCTGATCTCGGTGCTCGTGATCATGCCGCTGCTCTACCACTGGCAGCACGGCACGACGGCCGGTTTCTGGGACCACCCCAACG
Proteins encoded:
- a CDS encoding dTDP-4-dehydrorhamnose 3,5-epimerase family protein, with the protein product MKFRELSIGGAFEVTPQQHGDPRGLFMEWYRFDHLAEVVGHPLRMAQGNLSVSAKDVVRGIHFADVPPGQAKYVSCVRGAVLDVVVDLRVGSPTFGTWEFVRLDDEDRRSVYIPEGVGHGFCALTDDATLSYVCSETYNPTGEHAVHPLDPDLGISWPVDAPQLSARDDAAPSLADALASGLLPDYQACQDFYRTLKTG
- a CDS encoding glycosyltransferase family 2 protein; translation: MTTLDVLLPYYGDVALMKAAVRSVLAQTDEDWRLTVVDDGKEPGVPEWFAELGDPRVRYFRNEQNLGVTGNYRKCLGLAEYEHMVFMGTDDIMLPNYVATVRACLADHPGTAIVQPGVEVIDSTGKPSTTLADEAKRRLYAPRLRGRTVMGGEELATSLLKGNWLYFPSLCWRTEAVRAMGFRDDVEIIQDLALVIDLLQAGEQVVIDDTRCFQYRRHNVSVSATSAFSGARFAEARRYFLDVADRLDQQGWHRAAKASRLHLAARIHALTLVPGALRAKQWTGAKALVRNATSTAAQPR
- a CDS encoding NAD-dependent epimerase/dehydratase family protein is translated as MSAPHAAPARVAVLGGTGFIGRVLADRLVEQGHEVLSLARKEPAVPVPGRFARVDLSSTAPAELAALLDRERIDAVVNAAGGMWGLNDEQMYEANVVLVDRLVEAVAAMTAPARLVHLGTVHEYGMAPIGVSQREDDAPAPVMEYGKLKLAATESVVRAVAAGRVDGVVLRLGNVVGAGQPGHSLLGVMAAKLDAARLAGESAQLSLAPLTAQRDFVDLTDTVDAVLAAVATPTAAAVINVGTGSASAARLLVELLIEESGVPAEITEVPAPEGTGPETDWQQLDIALAAEQLGWAPRRTLRQAVAALWQAQVGSAVAQ